Proteins found in one Scomber scombrus chromosome 15, fScoSco1.1, whole genome shotgun sequence genomic segment:
- the LOC133995126 gene encoding SWI/SNF-related matrix-associated actin-dependent regulator of chromatin subfamily B member 1-like, which yields MQLALSKTFGQKPVKFQLEQDGDFYMVGSEVGNYLRMFRGSLYKRYPSLWRRLASVEERKKIVASSHATSVTLLKASECEEIFEGNDEKYKAVSISTEPPAYLREQKAKRSSQWVPTLPNSSHHLDAVPCSTTINRNRMGRDKKRTFPLCFDDHDPAVIHENAAQVEALVPIRLDMEIDGQKLRDAFTWNMNEKLMTPEMFAEILCDDLDLNPLAFVPAIASAIRQQIESYPTDSILEEQADQRVIIKLNIHVGNISLVDQFEWDMSERENSPESFALKLCSELGLGGEFVTTIAYSIRGQLSWHQRTYAFSENPLPTVEIAIRNTGDADQWCPLLETLTDAEMEKKIRDQDRNTRRMRRLANTAPSW from the exons ATGCAATTGGCTCTTAGTAAAACGTTTGGCCAGAAGCCAGTTAAATTTCAGTTAGAACAAGATGGGGACTTCTACATGGTTGGGTCCGAG GTTGGAAACTATCTGCGTATGTTCAGAGGCTCTTTGTATAAAAGATACCCATCTTTATGGAGGAGGCTGGCCtcagtggaggagaggaagaaaattgTAGCGTCGTCACATG CCACCAGTGTCACTCTGCTCAAAGCATCAGAGTGTGAAGAGATCTTCGAGGGTAACGATGAGAAATACAAGGCGGTGTCCATCAGCACAGAGCCCCCTGCTTACCTCCG GGAGCAGAAAGCAAAGAGGAGCAGTCAGTGGGTCCCCACGCTGCCCAACAGCTCCCACCATCTAGACGCTGTGCCGTGCTCCACCACCATCAACCGCAACCGCATGGGACGAGACAAGAAAAGGACCTTCCCACTGTG CTTTGATGACCATGACCCTGCAGTGATCCATGAGAACGCAGCCCAGGTAGAGGCTCTGGTTCCCATTCGTCTAGACATGGAGATAGATGGACAGAAGCTGCGAGATGCCTTCACATGGAACATGAATG AGAAACTGATGACTCCAGAGATGTTTGCAGAGATTCTGTGTGATGACCTGGACCTGAACCCTCTGGCCTTCGTCCCCGCCATCGCCTCTGCCATCCGACAGCAGATTGAGTCCTACCCCACTGACAGCATACTAGAGGAGCAGGCAGACCAGAGAGTCATCATCAAG CTGAACATCCACGTGGGGAACATCTCTCTGGTGGATCAGTTTGAGTGGGACATGTCAGAGAGGGAGAACTCCCCAGAGTCTTTTGCTCTGAAGCTCTGCTCTGAGCTGGGTCTGGGCGGAGAGTTCGTCACCACCATTGCCTACAGCATCCGAGGTCAGCTCAGCTGGCACCAGAGGACCTACGCCttcag TGAGAACCCGCTGCCCACAGTAGAGATCGCCATCCGCAACACAGGCGATGCAGACCAGTGGTGCCCCCTGCTGGAGACCCTCACAGATGCTGAGATGGAGAAGAAGATCCGAGACCAAGACAGGAACACAAG gcGTATGAGACGACTGGCCAACACTGCCCCCTCCTGGTAG
- the LOC133995512 gene encoding stromelysin-3-like, which yields MRAVFLCSSILPLHILICVHSLPALDRTAASRYKQLQGRPHRHSHVGLKKGRHEKDTLNEEYHLKSVLPPKNDTEFWKRPRCGVPDYPSLTQVNLSYLNLKRKKKGALSRQQRMKRFALFGGRWEKNHLTYKIERFPWQMSEDKVRRILQEGFAVWSAVTPLRFSEVNNEKADILIDFNRYWHGDDLPFDGPGGILAHAYFPRTHRQGEVHFDYDEDWTVGNDVGTDLLQVAAHEFGHVLGLQHSLEPEAVMSPFYSSSYPLRLSEDDKRGIQYLYGPPPHIPPDMSETNEIGIGVPDACRTTFDAVSMIRGELFFFRSQYVWRIRDGQLQPGYPALASRHWRGIPDHVDAAYEDRSGNIWFFQGEHYWVFDAERKITGPDSVRQLGLPVTDIQAAIKWEEDQVEKVYLFKSGSYWSFNLQENRISSAHPRHFHEWGGVPIHVDAGFRDKYGYANFLSGMHYWKLDPVGLKVLEGYPRSIGMDFFGCSAMRAI from the exons ggACGGCCTCATCGCCACAGTCACGTCGGTCTGAAAAAGGGACGACACGAAAAAGACACTCTCAATGAAGAGTACCATTTGAAGTCTGTGCTGCCCCCCAAAAATGACACAGAGTTCTGGAAGCGTCCTCGCTGTGGAGTCCCGGACTATCCCTCCTTAACGCAGGTCAACCTGTCCTACTTAAacctgaagaggaagaagaagggagcaCTGAGCAGACAGCAGCGAATGAAGCGATTTGCACTCTTCGGAGGGCGCTGGGAGAAGAACCACCTCACTTACAA GATTGAACGTTTTCCCTGGCAGATGAGTGAGGACAAGGTGCGGCGTATCTTACAGGAAGGGTTTGCTGTGTGGAGTGCAGTGACTCCTCTGAGGTTCAGTGAGGTCAACAATGAGAAGGCTGACATCCTTATTGACTTCAACAG GTACTGGCATGGTGACGACCTACCATTTGATGGTCCTGGAGGAATCCTTGCCCATGCCTATTTCCCTCGGACACACAGACAGGGAGAAGTCCACTTTGACTATGATGAGGATTGGACTGTGGGCAACGATGTGG GCACAGATCTCCTACAAGTGGCAGCTCATGAGTTTGGACATGTCCTGGGCCTGCAGCATTCTCTGGAGCCGGAGGCTGTGATGAGTCCTTTCTACAGCAGCTCCTACCCGCTGCGGTTGAGCGAGGACGACAAGAGAGGCATCCAGTATCTGTACGGCCCCCCGCCGCACATACCGCCCGACATGTCAGAGACCAATGAGATTGGCATTGGAGTG cCGGACGCCTGCAGAACAACCTTTGATGCCGTGTCCATGATCAGGGGAGAGTTGTTCTTCTTTAGGTCTCAGTATGTTTGGCGTATCCGTGATGGGCAGCTACAGCCTGGGTATCCAGCTTTGGCTTCACGTCACTGGAGGGGCATTCCTGACCACGTTGATGCTGCGTATGAAGACAGGTCTGGCAACATCTGGTTCTTCCAAG GTGAACACTACTGGGTGTTTGATGCGGAGAGGAAGATAACAGGACCAGATTCAGTGCGGCAGCTGGGTCTTCCTGTAACAGACATCCAAGCAGCCATTAAGTGGGAAGAGGACCAAGTTGAGAAAGTCTACCTCTTCAAGTCCGGTTCTTACTGGTCCTTCAACCTTCAGGAGAATCGAATCTCTAGTGCCCACCCTCGCCACTTCCACGAGTGGGGAGGAGTGCCCATCCATGTTGACGCAGGTTTTCGGGACAAATATG GCTACGCCAATTTCCTGAGTGGCATGCACTATTGGAAGCTTGACCCTGTGGGGCTGAAGGTCCTAGAAGGCTACCCCCGCAGCATTGGCATGGATTTCTTCGGCTGCTCTGCAATGCGGGCCATATAA